One window of Salmo salar chromosome ssa11, Ssal_v3.1, whole genome shotgun sequence genomic DNA carries:
- the LOC106562861 gene encoding gamma-crystallin C, with translation MNIFTKVYGLAQQTSKLGSVLQRAFYGSSGRVTLFEQRNFAGRRLDLSADCQKLSDKNFPERCNSVQVESGAWVGYEQENFRGRQYLWDMAEKGEYNCYDKWCAQVDHVSSVRSVKQDSSPARVHLFERAGFSGKRTELQDDIPNMMTRYSLNRAASIRVLGGAWVVYQEPNYRGPHYVLEKRDYNNASDWGSQSSTVGSMRRVRFNN, from the exons ATGAACATCTTCACTAAAGTCTACGGACTAGCCCAACAAACCAG CAAGCTGGGGTCTGTGCTCCAACGTGCCTTCTACGGGTCCAGTGGGAGG GTGACCCTTTTCGAACAGCGTAATTTTGCCGGCAGACGTCTGGACCTGAGTGCCGACTGCCAGAAACTAAGTGACAAGAACTTCCCAGAGAGATGCAACTCTGTGCAGGTGGAGAGTGGCGC ATGGGTGGGCTACGAGCAGGAGAACTTCAGAGGACGTCAGTACCTGTGGGACATGGCAGAGAAGGGAGAGTACAACTGCTATGACAAGTGGTGTGCCCAGGTGGACCATGTCTCCTCGGTGCGCTCAGTCaaacag GACTCATCTCCTGCCCGAGTCCATCTGTTTGAGAGGGCTGGGTTCTCTGGTAAGAGGACAGAACTACAGGATGACATACCCAACATGATGACTCGCTACAGTCTGAACAGGGCTGCCTCTATCCGTGTCCTGGGAGGAGC CTGGGTGGTGTACCAGGAGCCTAACTACAGAGGTCCCCACTATGTCTTGGAGAAACGTGACTACAACAACGCCTCTGACTGGGGCTCCCAGAGCAGCACTGTGGGCTCCATGCGACGGGTCCGCTTCAataattaa